The Peribacillus sp. FSL P2-0133 genome has a segment encoding these proteins:
- the neuC gene encoding UDP-N-acetylglucosamine 2-epimerase — MTKKEVLCVTGSRADYGIYRPLLLKLEENSEFNLSLIVTGMHLLGEYGETIQEIKKDHLRISATPSILVKGDNKASMSQSLGLGILYFTEIFRVNNPDFLLVLGDRGEMLAAAITAHYLNIPIVHFHGGEVSGSADDSIRHAITKLAHLHFASTEKSYRTLLRLGEEDWRIHVIGSLRKTEINQVKNQSISENELLRKKYSIQSNKNLLIVAFHPDSRDAVPVEKQVETLLCSLKPICHEQLIFIGANSDAGGDFFNQKIKEFCHFNKAATSFYHSIPQEDYLFLLSQANVLVGNSSSGLIEAPFFNLPYVLIGNRQKGRERGSNVVETPYNEVQIIAAIKTVLQTEKRISSNPYDTVKCPETQVIKVLKEMTIDKWMLINKSFNK, encoded by the coding sequence ATGACTAAAAAAGAAGTTCTTTGTGTTACTGGTTCAAGAGCAGACTACGGAATCTATCGGCCCTTATTGCTTAAACTGGAGGAAAATTCAGAATTCAATCTCTCCCTTATCGTAACGGGAATGCATTTGTTGGGTGAGTATGGGGAGACCATTCAAGAGATTAAAAAAGATCATCTAAGGATTTCAGCAACTCCTTCGATTTTAGTGAAAGGTGATAATAAGGCTTCCATGTCCCAATCGTTAGGGTTAGGAATCTTATACTTTACTGAGATTTTCAGGGTAAATAACCCCGACTTCTTATTAGTTTTAGGAGATAGAGGGGAAATGCTTGCTGCTGCCATCACTGCTCATTATTTGAATATCCCGATTGTTCATTTTCATGGAGGGGAAGTGAGCGGATCGGCTGATGATTCCATTCGTCATGCGATCACAAAATTAGCACATCTTCATTTTGCTTCTACTGAAAAATCATACAGGACCTTACTCCGATTAGGTGAGGAAGACTGGCGGATACACGTGATAGGCAGCCTTCGAAAAACTGAAATTAATCAGGTGAAAAACCAGTCCATTTCTGAAAATGAGTTGTTAAGGAAAAAATATTCTATTCAATCTAATAAAAATCTCCTGATAGTGGCTTTTCATCCAGATTCCCGTGATGCTGTCCCTGTTGAAAAACAAGTGGAGACTCTACTTTGTTCATTAAAACCAATTTGTCATGAACAATTAATCTTTATTGGGGCAAATAGTGACGCTGGAGGGGATTTCTTTAATCAAAAAATAAAGGAATTTTGCCACTTTAATAAAGCTGCAACATCTTTTTATCATTCAATACCGCAAGAGGATTATTTGTTTCTTTTAAGTCAAGCGAACGTATTGGTTGGCAATTCCAGTAGCGGATTGATAGAAGCGCCCTTTTTTAATCTCCCGTATGTCTTAATAGGAAATCGGCAAAAGGGAAGAGAACGGGGGAGTAATGTAGTAGAGACTCCCTATAATGAGGTTCAAATTATCGCAGCAATAAAAACTGTTTTGCAAACGGAAAAGAGAATTAGTTCAAATCCATATGATACTGTAAAATGTCCGGAAACTCAGGTTATTAAGGTGTTAAAAGAAATGACAATTGATAAATGGATGTTAATCAATAAAAGTTTTAATAAATAA
- a CDS encoding Gfo/Idh/MocA family oxidoreductase, with protein MFKVLIIGSGNIGYRHFEGLLKTDLSLKIYVIDPSVEALNLAQRCYEDSKPIEKTCYFFESIKDIPGQMDLCIIATSSKVRLEVAETLLKTTSVKYLILEKVLFQKESDYDQMSSLLKEYNVKGCWVNCPLRTLPIFMELKEKVNSNLNFYVEYRNFGIGCNSIHQLDLFSFLTNCLDMKIETSKLENVVESKRKGYLEVLGVLTACTNKEDTLIISSSNQSSLEYVMKFKFNEEIWTIFPLLEKITVEDTQNNEIIEKVINYPKQSSITSLLVTDLLLLGKCSLPDYETSKKLHVNLIINLNTFFSKVLGHRVIECPIT; from the coding sequence ATGTTTAAAGTTTTAATCATAGGTAGCGGAAATATAGGATACAGACATTTTGAAGGACTGCTCAAGACAGATTTATCTCTAAAGATATATGTTATAGATCCAAGCGTTGAAGCTTTAAATCTCGCGCAAAGGTGTTATGAGGATTCTAAGCCAATAGAGAAAACATGTTATTTTTTCGAATCTATAAAAGATATTCCAGGTCAAATGGATCTATGTATCATTGCTACCAGCTCAAAAGTTAGATTGGAAGTTGCAGAAACCTTATTAAAAACTACTTCAGTGAAATATTTGATTTTAGAAAAAGTGCTATTCCAAAAAGAGAGTGACTACGATCAAATGTCATCTCTTCTTAAAGAATACAATGTAAAAGGTTGTTGGGTGAACTGTCCGTTAAGAACCCTACCTATATTTATGGAACTGAAAGAGAAGGTCAATTCTAATTTAAACTTTTATGTAGAATATAGAAATTTTGGGATTGGTTGTAACAGCATTCACCAATTAGATTTATTCTCCTTTTTGACAAATTGTCTAGACATGAAGATTGAAACGAGTAAATTGGAAAATGTAGTTGAGAGTAAAAGAAAGGGATATTTGGAGGTTTTGGGAGTATTAACAGCTTGTACGAATAAGGAAGATACATTGATCATTTCATCAAGTAACCAATCAAGTCTTGAGTATGTCATGAAATTTAAATTTAACGAAGAAATTTGGACGATATTCCCTTTGTTGGAGAAAATCACGGTAGAAGACACTCAAAATAATGAAATTATAGAAAAGGTTATCAACTATCCAAAGCAAAGTTCGATTACCTCTCTCTTAGTAACTGATTTATTATTACTTGGAAAATGTTCTCTTCCGGATTATGAGACATCTAAAAAACTACATGTAAACTTGATTATTAATCTAAATACTTTCTTCTCAAAGGTTCTAGGTCATAGGGTGATAGAATGTCCAATCACTTAA
- a CDS encoding CDP-glycerol glycerophosphotransferase family protein, with amino-acid sequence MFGENEVNDYHLLKYSLLYDFFVYFSSVKIYGLPLAQCLSRLFLLPHIQPFVDQNLGNQILMNEFHKQQKFQTMGAINQKLIAFENIAQVTIQKNKNSILLSDDYYAFAIDQLKEYEITLYGVHHKEIHDNLPHQFKSALFRNELLKVDNQMVKEQHAFLKKKIDEKLKFLPQHFYFSTPLFQQWLSKACITIIRWVYILDQQILKTRPAVIINPSEASIFGTILGLLSKKYQIPFINLPLTTIGDLNIIPSRADYYFVWGKHQKNWLMKRYISEDKITETGNIKFFYDKKNPSISKESFYEKLKIPSNHFILGFTTQPYLDTNDKLEKWIEAIPINLPVTILVKKHRNDKYEYPSLSTKKNVQILSSDYPLYDFLHHIDCLMTIASTTAFEAALLDKPLLILQPSIPYHYVLNHNQNNAYFAQSQAGEIIENATELIQAITKITTVPGYVDHLTKKVNTFRKGSIKTVHWAPALTKNKIKEIMMKHL; translated from the coding sequence ATGTTCGGTGAAAATGAGGTAAATGATTATCATCTACTAAAATATTCTTTGCTATATGATTTTTTTGTGTATTTTTCTTCGGTTAAAATTTATGGCTTACCATTGGCACAATGTTTATCTAGGCTATTTCTTTTGCCCCATATTCAACCATTTGTTGATCAGAATCTTGGAAATCAAATTCTTATGAATGAATTTCATAAGCAACAAAAATTTCAGACAATGGGAGCTATTAATCAAAAATTAATAGCTTTTGAAAACATTGCCCAGGTTACCATTCAAAAAAATAAGAATTCAATACTGCTTTCGGATGACTATTATGCCTTTGCGATTGATCAACTTAAAGAATATGAAATCACATTATATGGGGTCCATCATAAAGAAATTCATGATAATCTCCCACATCAGTTTAAAAGTGCTCTTTTTAGAAATGAATTGTTAAAAGTTGATAACCAGATGGTTAAGGAGCAACACGCATTTTTAAAGAAAAAGATTGATGAAAAGTTAAAGTTTCTACCACAACATTTTTATTTCAGTACACCCTTATTTCAGCAATGGCTTTCAAAAGCCTGTATAACTATAATAAGGTGGGTTTATATATTAGATCAGCAAATATTGAAGACACGACCAGCTGTAATCATAAATCCTTCAGAAGCTAGTATTTTTGGTACAATCCTTGGACTGCTTTCAAAAAAATATCAGATTCCATTTATCAACCTGCCTCTTACAACCATTGGAGATCTTAACATAATTCCTTCTAGAGCCGATTATTATTTTGTGTGGGGGAAACATCAAAAAAACTGGTTAATGAAGCGATATATTAGTGAAGATAAGATAACTGAAACTGGAAATATAAAATTCTTTTATGATAAGAAAAATCCCTCTATTTCAAAAGAATCATTTTATGAAAAACTTAAAATACCAAGTAATCATTTTATCTTAGGCTTTACAACCCAACCGTATCTAGATACCAATGATAAGCTTGAAAAATGGATAGAGGCTATACCTATTAATCTTCCAGTAACCATCTTAGTCAAAAAACATAGAAACGATAAATATGAATATCCATCATTAAGTACAAAGAAGAACGTACAAATATTATCTAGTGATTACCCATTGTACGATTTTTTACATCATATAGATTGTTTAATGACGATTGCATCTACTACGGCATTTGAAGCCGCACTTTTAGATAAACCACTACTAATCCTTCAACCTAGCATACCCTACCATTATGTGTTAAATCATAATCAAAATAACGCTTATTTTGCACAATCTCAAGCGGGCGAAATAATAGAAAATGCTACAGAGTTAATTCAAGCGATAACAAAAATAACAACGGTTCCAGGCTATGTAGATCATTTAACAAAGAAAGTAAATACATTCCGAAAAGGTTCAATTAAAACAGTACACTGGGCCCCTGCTTTAACAAAAAATAAAATAAAAGAAATTATGATGAAGCATCTATGA
- a CDS encoding acylneuraminate cytidylyltransferase family protein, with product MYKGKKIIALVPARGGSKAVPYKNIKLLCQKPLIAWTLDLVKEIPEIDKVVVSTDDINISIISQHFGADVIKRPEHISGDHALAIDVVKHTIDVINEQKEIYDIMLYLQPTSPLRSKEDIYDCLDLLIENNQGYRAVATFSEAELNPIRAWVFEDTSPITFIEKANPFLPRQKLPKAYQLNGAVYAFYLNEINEENEQFLGNHPGGIIIPKERAVDIDEEMDFLIAEMLIEKRLNDQ from the coding sequence GTGTATAAAGGCAAAAAAATTATTGCTTTAGTACCAGCAAGAGGAGGAAGCAAAGCCGTTCCTTATAAAAATATAAAACTTCTTTGTCAAAAGCCCCTTATTGCTTGGACCCTTGACCTAGTAAAGGAAATTCCTGAAATCGATAAAGTAGTCGTATCAACTGATGATATAAATATTTCGATCATTTCCCAACATTTTGGTGCTGATGTCATAAAGAGGCCTGAACATATATCAGGGGATCACGCTTTGGCGATTGATGTAGTTAAGCATACAATTGATGTAATAAATGAACAAAAGGAGATCTATGATATTATGCTCTATTTGCAACCGACCTCTCCTCTTCGCTCCAAAGAAGATATTTATGATTGTTTAGATCTTCTTATTGAAAATAATCAAGGTTACAGAGCAGTTGCGACTTTTTCAGAAGCTGAATTAAACCCAATAAGAGCGTGGGTTTTTGAGGATACAAGTCCCATAACTTTCATAGAAAAGGCAAATCCCTTTTTGCCACGACAAAAGCTTCCGAAAGCTTACCAACTTAATGGTGCTGTTTATGCGTTTTATCTAAATGAGATAAATGAAGAAAATGAACAATTTCTTGGTAACCATCCGGGGGGAATCATTATTCCGAAAGAAAGAGCGGTTGATATTGATGAAGAAATGGACTTTTTAATAGCAGAGATGCTTATAGAAAAGAGATTAAATGATCAATAA
- a CDS encoding Gfo/Idh/MocA family oxidoreductase encodes MSNHLKPILLVGAGNMGSEYAKVLKQMNQSFHVFTRSEETALHFQELIGKEASFGNLDQVLHEKHSYDRAIVAVSVEHLKEVAITLMQNGVKEILLEKPGAVSGDELIELQAVAQIFNSKVYIGYNRRFYESVNKLLSYVTEDNPIRSIHFDFTELSKQIEKSKNTNEVKKNWLIANSSHVIDLAFFIAGKPKVIQSLSTNHLAWHPDAAIFTGSGMTNNDVLFSYHANWKSPGRWGIEVMTDQYKLILQPLERLYIMKHNSFHIEEISLIKHHDTEFKPGLFKQVQAFLTDKRHLVDVSEQIQSVNKVYNSILFGYKQK; translated from the coding sequence ATGTCCAATCACTTAAAACCAATACTTCTTGTAGGCGCAGGGAATATGGGCTCTGAGTATGCAAAAGTTTTAAAGCAAATGAATCAATCATTTCATGTATTCACAAGATCTGAGGAAACAGCTCTTCATTTTCAAGAGTTAATTGGAAAGGAGGCTTCATTTGGAAATCTAGATCAAGTATTGCATGAAAAGCATTCATATGATAGGGCAATCGTGGCCGTTTCCGTAGAACATTTAAAAGAAGTCGCCATTACGCTTATGCAAAACGGTGTTAAAGAAATCCTGCTTGAAAAACCAGGAGCAGTTAGTGGTGATGAATTAATAGAATTGCAAGCAGTAGCTCAAATATTTAATTCAAAAGTATATATTGGGTACAATAGAAGGTTTTATGAATCGGTTAACAAGTTGCTTTCGTATGTCACAGAAGACAATCCTATTCGCTCGATACATTTTGATTTTACAGAACTTAGCAAGCAAATAGAAAAAAGTAAAAATACAAATGAAGTGAAGAAAAATTGGCTAATTGCCAATTCTTCACATGTCATCGATCTAGCATTTTTTATTGCTGGAAAACCAAAAGTAATACAATCTTTGTCCACAAATCATCTAGCTTGGCACCCTGATGCGGCTATCTTTACAGGCTCTGGAATGACAAACAATGATGTATTGTTCAGTTATCACGCGAATTGGAAATCACCAGGTAGGTGGGGAATTGAAGTAATGACTGACCAATACAAACTTATTCTTCAACCGCTCGAAAGATTATATATAATGAAACACAATTCCTTTCATATAGAAGAAATATCCCTCATAAAACATCATGATACAGAATTCAAACCTGGTCTTTTTAAACAAGTCCAAGCTTTTCTTACTGATAAAAGGCACTTAGTCGATGTGTCAGAGCAGATACAATCCGTTAACAAGGTATACAACTCAATATTATTTGGATATAAACAAAAATAG
- a CDS encoding CDP-glycerol glycerophosphotransferase family protein: MYGEIEINDYHLVKYNLIYDFFQCCSSVEIYGLPLAQCLAAQFEVHIQPFVDRNRINQALIKKFRMLRRFQTMGDINQKLLAFENISPVNIKKNKNAILLSDDYYAFAVDQLKEYEVTLFGVQDKEQNNNLPKQFKNYLFRNELLKVNNVEVKQNQVLLKAQVEMVLKTVSHYYFSTPLFQQWLIKVCSNIIKWVYILDQLILNTRPSVIIIPSEASIFGAILGMLSKKYNIPFIDMPLYIIGDRTIIPSRADYYFAWGENQKNWFFERKIKEEKLTETGNIRFYYEKKSPVSSKEAFYQKFNIPSNHQILGFTTQPFLDTNCQLEKWIEIFPESLPVTILIKKHKGDQYEYPISGKNKNVKILSSDYPLYDFLHYINCLMTISSNTAIEAAILDKPLFILQPNIPYHYKLNTNKLNAHLAKAQAGEIIENATDLIKAVTKITTDQSYVDDLKKKGNKFLSKTLISVELAPILAKNKIEEIIKKHS; the protein is encoded by the coding sequence ATGTACGGTGAAATCGAGATAAATGATTATCATCTAGTCAAATATAATTTAATATATGATTTTTTTCAGTGTTGTTCTTCGGTTGAAATTTATGGACTACCATTAGCCCAATGTTTAGCAGCACAATTTGAAGTGCATATTCAACCATTTGTTGATCGAAACCGAATAAATCAAGCTCTGATTAAAAAATTTCGTATGCTAAGAAGGTTTCAGACAATGGGAGATATAAATCAAAAATTATTAGCTTTTGAAAATATTTCTCCTGTTAATATCAAAAAAAATAAGAATGCAATATTGCTTTCGGATGATTATTATGCATTTGCGGTTGATCAACTGAAAGAATACGAAGTTACACTGTTTGGTGTTCAAGATAAAGAGCAAAATAATAATCTCCCAAAACAGTTTAAAAATTATCTATTTAGGAATGAACTCTTAAAAGTCAATAACGTGGAGGTTAAGCAAAATCAAGTACTTTTAAAAGCACAGGTAGAAATGGTTTTAAAGACTGTTTCTCATTATTATTTTAGTACACCCTTATTTCAACAATGGTTAATAAAGGTATGTTCGAACATTATAAAATGGGTTTATATTTTAGATCAGTTAATTTTAAATACGAGACCATCTGTAATAATAATTCCTTCAGAAGCCAGTATATTTGGTGCAATTCTAGGAATGCTTTCAAAAAAATATAATATACCATTTATCGACATGCCACTTTATATAATTGGGGATCGAACCATAATTCCCTCCAGAGCCGACTATTATTTTGCATGGGGGGAAAATCAAAAAAACTGGTTTTTCGAGCGAAAGATTAAAGAGGAAAAACTTACTGAGACTGGAAATATAAGATTTTATTATGAAAAAAAAAGTCCTGTTAGTTCAAAAGAAGCATTTTATCAAAAATTTAACATTCCAAGCAATCATCAAATCCTAGGTTTTACAACCCAACCATTCCTAGATACCAATTGTCAGCTAGAGAAATGGATAGAAATATTTCCCGAAAGTCTTCCCGTAACCATATTAATCAAAAAACATAAGGGAGATCAATACGAATACCCAATATCAGGTAAAAATAAGAATGTGAAAATCCTATCTAGTGATTACCCATTGTACGATTTTTTACATTATATTAATTGCTTAATGACAATTTCCTCCAATACCGCAATCGAGGCAGCAATTTTAGACAAGCCACTTTTCATCCTACAACCCAACATTCCCTATCATTATAAATTAAACACTAATAAACTCAATGCTCACTTAGCAAAAGCTCAAGCTGGAGAAATAATAGAAAATGCGACAGATTTAATAAAAGCTGTAACAAAAATAACAACCGATCAAAGTTATGTGGATGATTTAAAAAAGAAAGGAAATAAATTTCTGTCAAAGACACTTATATCTGTAGAGCTGGCTCCTATTTTAGCGAAAAATAAAATAGAAGAAATTATTAAAAAACATTCATAA